Proteins co-encoded in one Flavobacteriaceae bacterium MAR_2009_75 genomic window:
- a CDS encoding DNA recombination protein RmuC, protein MNEYLIYLLVGLICLAVGYFLGNYIQNLKTKSSQSTLEEREQQLHANLITLEQRLRDAEEQKNHLQDEKSQLSNQIVRYQADIENLDAKNREQKLEVEKLQERFTKEFENLANKILEEKSLKFTERNEKNIKDILTPLNEKIQLFEKKVEESQKENISIHSALKEQLLNLQTQNLKITQEAENLTKALKGDSKMQGNWGELVLERVLEKSGLEKDREYSVQQSFTREDGSRVLPDVIINLPDGKKMVVDSKVSLTDYERFVNAEDELRDKFLKDHINSLRKHVDQLSAKKYEDLYEMESPDFVLMFVPIEPAFAIAINNDNTLYNKAFEKNIVIVTPSTLLATLRTIDSMWNNEKQQRNAIEIARQAGALYDKFEGFMTDLTKVGKKMDEAKSEYKGAMNKLFDGRGNIIVSIEKLKKMGAKAKKSLPDPILRRAEDDLEEIENETNTSGKLNL, encoded by the coding sequence ATGAACGAATATTTGATATACTTATTGGTTGGCTTAATTTGTCTAGCGGTCGGCTATTTTTTAGGAAATTATATTCAAAACCTAAAGACCAAATCTAGTCAAAGTACTCTAGAAGAACGTGAACAACAGTTACACGCCAACCTGATAACATTAGAACAACGCTTAAGAGATGCCGAGGAGCAGAAGAACCACCTGCAAGATGAAAAGTCTCAGTTGAGTAACCAAATTGTTCGCTATCAAGCAGATATTGAAAATTTAGACGCTAAAAATCGGGAGCAAAAACTGGAAGTCGAAAAACTGCAAGAACGATTTACCAAAGAATTCGAGAACTTGGCCAATAAGATTCTCGAAGAGAAAAGTCTAAAATTCACCGAGCGTAACGAAAAGAATATCAAAGACATACTTACTCCACTTAATGAAAAAATTCAACTTTTTGAAAAGAAGGTTGAAGAAAGTCAAAAAGAAAACATCAGTATTCATTCCGCTTTAAAAGAGCAGTTATTGAACTTGCAGACCCAAAACTTGAAAATTACCCAGGAGGCTGAAAATTTGACCAAGGCTTTAAAGGGCGACAGCAAAATGCAAGGCAATTGGGGCGAGCTCGTTTTAGAGCGTGTTCTAGAAAAGTCAGGTTTGGAAAAAGACCGGGAATATTCGGTGCAACAGAGCTTTACCCGTGAAGATGGATCGCGGGTGCTTCCCGATGTCATCATTAATCTACCTGACGGCAAGAAAATGGTCGTCGATTCTAAAGTTTCCTTGACCGATTATGAGCGCTTCGTAAATGCCGAAGATGAATTACGTGATAAGTTTCTTAAAGACCACATTAATTCTCTCAGAAAACACGTAGACCAACTATCGGCCAAGAAATATGAAGATTTGTACGAAATGGAGAGTCCTGATTTCGTATTGATGTTCGTTCCCATAGAACCCGCCTTCGCCATTGCCATAAACAATGATAATACACTTTATAACAAGGCTTTCGAAAAGAACATTGTTATCGTAACCCCTTCTACATTACTAGCAACCTTACGAACTATCGATAGTATGTGGAACAATGAAAAACAACAACGTAATGCCATCGAGATCGCACGACAAGCAGGTGCCCTTTATGATAAATTCGAAGGGTTTATGACCGACTTGACCAAGGTCGGCAAAAAGATGGATGAGGCTAAATCGGAATATAAAGGGGCGATGAACAAGCTCTTTGATGGTCGTGGTAATATTATCGTAAGTATCGAGAAATTGAAAAAAATGGGTGCCAAAGCAAAAAAATCACTTCCAGACCCTATCTTGAGGCGTGCGGAAGATGATTTGGAAGAAATTGAAAATGAAACCAATACCTCGGGTAAATTAAATTTATAA
- a CDS encoding uncharacterized protein (TIGR00369 family) (manually curated), with translation METFKSATESRVSITELMLPSHSNFGGKVHGGHILNLMDQIAFACASKHSQCYCVTASVNRVDFLHPVEVGELLTLRASINYTGRTSMVVGVRVESENITKGTKRHCNSSYFTMVAKDENVKSIAIPGLLLENEQGVRRFARSKKRKEEAFIRDTEFESSHFKIDEYLNDLEKENVKINLK, from the coding sequence ATGGAAACATTCAAAAGTGCAACAGAATCAAGAGTATCGATAACCGAGCTGATGCTCCCCTCCCACTCCAATTTTGGTGGTAAAGTACATGGTGGGCATATTCTCAATCTCATGGACCAAATTGCATTCGCCTGCGCCTCGAAACACTCGCAGTGCTATTGTGTGACGGCATCTGTGAATCGGGTCGATTTTCTACATCCTGTAGAAGTTGGCGAACTTCTAACCTTGAGGGCGTCTATTAATTATACCGGCCGCACTTCAATGGTAGTAGGTGTTCGCGTAGAATCTGAAAACATTACGAAAGGTACCAAAAGACATTGTAACTCTTCTTACTTCACGATGGTGGCCAAAGATGAGAATGTAAAAAGTATAGCTATACCCGGTTTACTATTGGAAAATGAGCAAGGTGTACGACGTTTTGCAAGAAGCAAAAAACGTAAAGAGGAAGCTTTCATTAGAGATACCGAGTTTGAAAGCTCCCATTTTAAAATAGACGAATATCTAAACGACCTAGAAAAAGAGAACGTTAAGATTAATTTGAAGTAA
- a CDS encoding iron complex transport system ATP-binding protein, whose translation MAESNSSNNVLKVIDLNIGYKYKSIIENINFNLKQGELTAIIGVNGIGKSTLLRTMANAQEALSGSIEIDNKSLISYSPRELSSKLSVVLTEPLASKNLSVIELVALGRQPYTNWIGTLTTIDKKKIKDALTVLDLEALQHKKCYELSDGQLQRVMIARALAQDTPMILLDEPTTHLDLFHKVQILKLLKSIAHKTKKTIVFTSHEIEMAIQICDRILLLNGEDNPFGRPQDLIERRAFERIFPDDVVTFDATTGTFRIKK comes from the coding sequence ATGGCTGAAAGTAATTCTTCAAATAACGTGCTCAAGGTTATTGACCTAAACATTGGTTACAAGTATAAGTCAATAATTGAGAACATCAACTTTAACCTAAAGCAAGGAGAGTTGACGGCCATCATAGGCGTAAACGGTATTGGAAAATCAACTCTTTTACGAACAATGGCCAATGCCCAAGAGGCACTTTCCGGCAGCATTGAAATTGATAATAAATCGCTCATTTCGTATAGTCCCAGAGAACTGTCGTCAAAGTTGAGTGTGGTTTTGACCGAGCCACTTGCCTCTAAGAACCTTTCTGTGATTGAATTGGTGGCCTTGGGCAGACAACCATACACTAACTGGATCGGTACGCTCACAACTATCGATAAGAAGAAAATCAAAGATGCGCTTACCGTGTTAGACCTTGAAGCGCTACAGCATAAAAAATGTTATGAATTGAGTGATGGGCAATTGCAACGGGTTATGATTGCCCGAGCCTTGGCGCAAGACACTCCAATGATATTGCTAGATGAACCTACCACCCACCTCGACCTCTTTCATAAGGTACAGATTCTAAAGCTCTTAAAATCGATAGCTCATAAAACAAAAAAGACAATTGTTTTTACCTCACATGAAATAGAGATGGCCATTCAAATATGTGATCGAATTTTATTGTTGAATGGTGAGGATAATCCATTTGGTCGACCTCAAGACCTTATTGAAAGGCGGGCATTCGAACGTATTTTTCCAGATGATGTAGTGACTTTTGATGCTACAACCGGTACTTTTCGTATTAAAAAGTAA
- a CDS encoding glucose-6-phosphate 1-dehydrogenase, translating into MAMNKTENQILVIFGASGDLTARKLVPALFNLYVADQLGENFVVLGASRSDMTDSEFRKKVVSDSSYLKDKIKDQDEEYIKKFADKFFYEDLGGSYDTDYGKLRNRIEDLKNKHNTSGNIIYYLSTPPTLYETIAQRLADAGMSTQNHGWKRLIVEKPFGYSLETAKQLNKGLQQFFKEHQIYRIDHYLGKETVQNLLVTRFANSIFEPLWNRNYIHHVEITNAEQVGVEKRGGYYDKSGALRDMFQNHLLQIVSLVVMEPPISDAPEDIRNEKVKALKSLRIMKDEKELFDNTIRAQYTSSTIDGKSVKGYREEEGVDKNSTTETYAAIKFFVDNWRWKNIPFYVRTAKRMPTKVTEVVIHFKTPHHQIFKDSGVHDKDNKLIIRIQPDEGILVKFGVKVPGQGFKVERANLDFYYANLAETHVMDAYERLLLDAMQGDATLYARADEVEAAWEFVDPILKYWESGKDVRMYGYAAGVWGPENSDELIEGIGSWRNPGPNLTDDPGFCVIC; encoded by the coding sequence ATGGCTATGAATAAGACAGAAAATCAGATTCTTGTGATATTTGGCGCTTCGGGCGACCTGACGGCAAGAAAATTAGTTCCGGCACTTTTCAACCTTTATGTGGCTGATCAGTTAGGCGAAAATTTTGTGGTCTTAGGTGCCAGTAGAAGCGATATGACCGATTCGGAATTTAGAAAAAAAGTGGTATCGGACAGTTCTTATCTTAAAGATAAGATTAAAGATCAAGATGAAGAATATATCAAAAAGTTCGCCGATAAATTCTTTTATGAAGATTTGGGCGGAAGTTACGATACCGATTATGGTAAACTGAGAAATAGAATTGAGGACCTTAAGAACAAACATAATACTTCAGGTAACATTATTTATTACCTTTCTACGCCCCCAACCTTATATGAGACTATTGCTCAGCGCTTAGCAGATGCCGGTATGAGTACTCAAAACCACGGTTGGAAACGTTTGATCGTCGAAAAACCTTTCGGTTATAGCTTAGAAACCGCAAAGCAATTGAACAAAGGTTTACAGCAATTTTTTAAAGAACATCAGATATACCGTATCGATCATTACTTGGGTAAAGAAACGGTTCAAAACCTTTTAGTTACTCGTTTCGCGAATAGTATTTTCGAACCCCTGTGGAACCGGAACTATATTCACCATGTTGAGATTACCAATGCTGAACAGGTTGGTGTAGAAAAGAGAGGTGGGTATTATGATAAGTCGGGTGCTCTTCGTGATATGTTTCAAAATCATTTGTTACAAATTGTTTCTTTAGTGGTTATGGAGCCACCTATTAGCGATGCGCCAGAAGATATCAGAAATGAGAAGGTCAAGGCTTTGAAGTCGCTTAGAATAATGAAAGATGAAAAAGAGCTGTTCGACAATACGATACGTGCACAATATACCAGTTCAACGATTGATGGCAAATCGGTCAAAGGGTATCGAGAAGAAGAAGGGGTAGATAAAAATTCGACCACCGAAACTTATGCAGCGATAAAGTTTTTTGTAGATAATTGGAGGTGGAAGAACATTCCGTTTTATGTTAGAACGGCCAAAAGAATGCCCACGAAGGTTACCGAGGTTGTCATTCACTTTAAAACTCCTCACCATCAGATTTTTAAAGATTCAGGTGTGCACGACAAAGACAATAAGTTGATTATTCGTATTCAGCCTGATGAGGGAATTTTAGTAAAATTCGGAGTCAAAGTACCTGGGCAAGGCTTCAAAGTTGAACGGGCGAACCTTGATTTTTATTATGCTAATTTGGCCGAAACCCATGTTATGGATGCCTATGAAAGACTACTTTTAGACGCTATGCAGGGTGACGCTACACTTTATGCCAGGGCAGATGAAGTTGAGGCGGCATGGGAGTTTGTGGATCCTATTTTAAAATATTGGGAGAGTGGCAAAGATGTGCGAATGTATGGGTACGCCGCAGGTGTATGGGGACCAGAAAATTCCGATGAACTTATTGAGGGCATTGGTTCTTGGCGAAATCCAGGTCCGAATTTGACAGATGACCCTGGTTTCTGTGTTATTTGCTAG
- a CDS encoding iron complex transport system permease protein, giving the protein MNSFQTYRWHFLVLILALVCSFLLNISLGSVGIPLSETLNSVFGDSIQNSSWDYIIWNYRIPKALTAILAGSALALSGLLMQTLFRNPLAGPFVLGISSGASLGAALLIMGSGLFTGLFSFTLLNDVALAVAASLGSFLVLLAVVVVASRVKDTMALLIIGLMFGSVTGAVVSVLSYFTKVEKLQQFVYWSFGSVGNLSWPQLTLLFGIFLVGTILSILSIKSLNTLLLGENYAQSLGIHLKKSRYLIIIATGLLAGSVTALAGPIAFIGLAVPHLTRQIFHTTDHRILLPAVLVYGAILLLLCDTIAQLPQSENVLPINAITSIFGAPVVIWLLLRKKRMIF; this is encoded by the coding sequence GTGAACAGTTTTCAAACATACCGTTGGCATTTCTTAGTTTTAATATTGGCATTGGTATGTTCTTTTCTTTTGAATATCAGCCTTGGTTCGGTCGGCATACCTCTCTCAGAAACACTTAATTCAGTTTTCGGGGATAGCATACAAAATTCATCTTGGGACTATATTATCTGGAATTATAGAATACCCAAAGCCTTGACCGCAATTCTGGCCGGCAGTGCTCTAGCCTTAAGCGGACTCCTCATGCAAACGCTGTTTCGAAATCCTTTAGCCGGGCCGTTTGTTTTAGGTATAAGTTCAGGGGCCAGTCTAGGCGCAGCACTTTTAATTATGGGGTCTGGATTATTCACAGGTTTATTTTCGTTCACTTTGCTGAACGATGTGGCTCTCGCGGTGGCAGCTAGTCTCGGTAGTTTTTTGGTATTGTTAGCAGTGGTGGTAGTGGCCTCGAGGGTAAAAGACACCATGGCCCTCTTGATCATTGGGTTAATGTTCGGCAGTGTTACAGGTGCAGTTGTTAGTGTTCTCTCCTATTTCACCAAGGTGGAAAAATTACAACAATTTGTTTATTGGTCTTTCGGCAGCGTAGGTAACCTTTCTTGGCCTCAACTTACATTACTTTTTGGTATTTTTTTGGTCGGAACTATCCTAAGTATTTTATCCATTAAAAGCCTGAACACCCTATTATTAGGTGAAAACTATGCGCAAAGTTTGGGCATACATCTGAAAAAATCTAGATACCTCATAATTATTGCAACCGGTCTACTCGCTGGAAGCGTTACGGCGCTTGCTGGCCCCATTGCTTTTATAGGCTTGGCCGTACCTCATTTAACACGGCAGATATTTCACACTACCGACCATCGAATTTTGCTGCCGGCCGTACTGGTTTACGGAGCGATTTTATTACTGCTATGCGATACAATTGCTCAATTACCCCAGTCAGAAAATGTATTGCCCATCAATGCCATTACCAGCATTTTTGGGGCTCCTGTAGTGATCTGGTTGTTACTTCGTAAAAAGAGAATGATATTCTAA
- a CDS encoding 6-phosphogluconolactonase: MKLKIYKDKNTVAEEFSKFFASQTSGNKEFHVALSGGSTPKIVFDVLADEFGSSVDWSVVHFYWGDERCVSPDDDQSNYKMTVEHLFSKIDVPESNIHRIQGENDPIQEAQRYSAVLTDTLPNVDGYPQFDLVILGMGDDGHTASIFPHEIELWHSDKVCEVAVHPESGQKRVTITGDVINNAKTVAFLVTGESKVEKVSEIIDQNGDFESYPANLVAPKSGKLLWFLDEAAATGITSN; the protein is encoded by the coding sequence ATGAAGTTGAAGATATATAAAGATAAAAACACAGTTGCGGAAGAGTTCTCGAAGTTTTTTGCATCGCAAACGTCCGGAAACAAAGAATTTCATGTAGCCCTTTCAGGGGGCAGTACTCCAAAAATCGTTTTTGATGTGCTTGCCGATGAATTTGGAAGCAGTGTTGATTGGTCTGTAGTTCATTTTTATTGGGGCGATGAGCGTTGTGTATCGCCAGATGATGACCAGAGCAATTATAAAATGACCGTTGAACATTTGTTCTCGAAAATTGATGTTCCCGAAAGCAATATTCATCGCATTCAAGGGGAGAATGACCCAATACAAGAAGCACAGCGCTATTCAGCGGTTTTGACTGATACGTTGCCAAATGTTGATGGATATCCTCAATTTGATTTGGTAATTCTAGGTATGGGTGACGATGGACACACGGCTTCCATTTTCCCCCATGAAATAGAATTATGGCACTCCGATAAAGTATGTGAAGTAGCTGTACATCCTGAAAGTGGTCAAAAACGGGTTACCATAACGGGCGATGTAATCAACAACGCCAAAACGGTTGCATTTTTGGTCACTGGGGAGAGTAAAGTAGAAAAGGTTTCGGAAATAATAGACCAAAACGGTGATTTTGAATCTTATCCTGCAAATTTGGTGGCTCCAAAGTCTGGAAAGCTGTTGTGGTTTTTAGACGAGGCGGCAGCTACGGGTATTACTTCAAATTAA
- a CDS encoding iron complex outermembrane receptor protein: MKTVRNSVYAIQLLFSMFSYGQRDSITVLDEVILTDVRLLHFSEGKVDVLQDSVLDRNGASLTDLLQFNSGIYLKENGLGMVSSPSFRGTNASQTAVVWNGININSQLTGQVDFNTIVPSNYGNVKVRRGGGSVQFGSGAIGGSVHLQDVLRFDSARKHELELGYGSFDTETFDYRTIGGSEKLTLGFGANYRASENDYTYLGTDLKNENGAFENINFNGNLGYKINEKQLLKFYHNTFIGDRDFSGTITAPSNSNYKDFNSRNLLEWNHFKENRVQRLKLGYLYERYKYFENRERDDFSFGQTSTFLTNYDYKIRIKNVVVNAIADYSHTAAEGSSIENAVRNTLATTFLLKHQLADKLIYSINLRKEFVNDYKSPFVYALNLEYASTPKHTFYLSGSKNYRIPTFNEIYWVLGGGSGGNPDIRPESSFQGEIGHLFQFKKLMFKWSAYYIASDDLIQWRPNNSGIWSPININETSNYGFETSLEFSENWGAHQVKWLSGYGFTKAINKSTDEILMYVPKYKITSNLSYEYGPWQLFYQLFFNGSVFTTSDNSDSLPGYSVSNLGLSKNFRIQGKLAIEAKFQINNLYNKNYQNVAFRPMPGRNIQLKLKLNI; this comes from the coding sequence ATGAAAACTGTTCGCAATTCTGTATATGCTATTCAACTGTTATTCTCAATGTTCTCCTATGGTCAGCGAGATAGCATAACAGTTCTTGATGAGGTTATTTTGACCGATGTACGATTGTTACATTTTTCTGAGGGAAAAGTTGATGTTCTTCAAGACTCCGTGTTAGATAGAAACGGAGCTTCGCTGACTGATTTATTACAATTCAACTCTGGCATTTACTTGAAAGAAAATGGTTTGGGTATGGTTTCTTCCCCTTCGTTTCGGGGTACAAATGCGTCACAGACGGCTGTAGTATGGAACGGTATAAACATCAATTCACAACTCACGGGCCAAGTCGATTTTAATACTATTGTGCCCAGTAATTACGGTAATGTTAAGGTACGTCGTGGCGGTGGAAGTGTTCAATTTGGTAGTGGAGCTATTGGCGGTAGCGTTCATTTGCAAGATGTTCTTCGATTCGATAGTGCTAGAAAACATGAACTGGAGTTGGGCTATGGAAGTTTCGATACAGAGACTTTTGATTATCGCACTATTGGGGGCTCTGAAAAATTGACATTAGGTTTCGGAGCAAACTACAGAGCCTCGGAAAACGATTATACCTATTTGGGCACTGACTTAAAAAATGAAAATGGCGCATTTGAAAATATCAACTTTAACGGAAACCTAGGGTATAAGATAAATGAAAAGCAATTGTTGAAATTTTATCACAACACCTTTATTGGTGATCGTGATTTTTCGGGTACTATTACGGCACCGTCCAATTCAAATTATAAAGATTTCAACTCCCGAAATCTTCTGGAATGGAATCATTTTAAAGAAAACCGAGTTCAGAGACTGAAACTGGGTTATCTCTATGAAAGGTATAAGTATTTCGAGAATAGAGAACGTGATGATTTTTCCTTTGGACAAACCTCCACATTTTTAACCAATTACGATTATAAAATCCGTATAAAGAACGTAGTTGTCAATGCTATCGCAGATTATAGTCATACTGCTGCTGAAGGAAGCTCTATAGAAAACGCTGTAAGAAACACTTTGGCAACCACTTTTTTGCTAAAGCATCAACTTGCAGATAAGTTGATTTATAGCATCAATTTAAGAAAAGAGTTCGTCAACGATTATAAAAGCCCGTTCGTATATGCGTTGAATCTTGAATATGCATCGACTCCCAAGCATACATTCTATTTGAGCGGTTCGAAAAATTATCGAATACCCACTTTTAACGAGATTTACTGGGTGCTTGGCGGTGGTTCTGGCGGTAACCCTGATATCAGGCCTGAATCTTCATTTCAAGGGGAAATTGGACATCTTTTTCAATTTAAAAAGTTGATGTTCAAATGGTCGGCCTATTACATTGCTTCTGATGACTTAATACAGTGGAGACCTAACAATTCTGGAATTTGGTCGCCAATTAATATCAATGAAACCTCGAATTATGGTTTCGAAACCTCGTTGGAATTTAGCGAAAACTGGGGAGCACATCAGGTGAAATGGTTAAGTGGGTATGGTTTTACAAAGGCAATCAATAAAAGTACCGATGAAATACTGATGTATGTGCCAAAATATAAAATTACATCTAATCTTAGTTATGAATACGGGCCATGGCAATTGTTCTATCAACTTTTTTTTAATGGAAGTGTTTTCACTACTTCAGACAATTCAGATTCTTTGCCCGGTTACTCAGTGTCGAACTTAGGTCTTTCGAAAAATTTTAGAATTCAAGGAAAACTGGCCATTGAAGCCAAATTTCAAATCAATAACCTATATAACAAGAATTATCAGAATGTAGCTTTTCGGCCCATGCCGGGAAGAAACATACAATTAAAACTAAAATTAAATATTTAA
- a CDS encoding iron complex transport system substrate-binding protein (manually curated), with protein MLKVCSFMPAVTQMLYDMGLQDHLYGITFECPPQALEEKTPVVRCILEGKNYTSKQIDAFFSESKKDGRKLYYVDEPALAEIGPDIIFTQDTCDVCQIDTECTAAAVANLEKQPELISITPNNLKDVFENAVTIAKALNKEEAAYAYLSKLKRRIKKVTKSLRLAKVEPLEISLLEWVDPIYNCGHWIPYQINLAGGIDRLSNASGDSMVTTWEKIKNYNPEIIVIAPCGFSKEKAVEEMYPLLAQDGWPSMRAVKERKIFIVDFDLFTQSSASTLVDGIELLASIFHPDIVAVPQDLKSKYIRFYEIQ; from the coding sequence ATGCTTAAAGTTTGCTCATTTATGCCAGCGGTAACGCAAATGCTCTATGATATGGGGCTGCAAGACCATTTGTATGGTATAACGTTTGAATGTCCGCCGCAAGCATTGGAAGAGAAAACGCCGGTGGTGCGTTGCATATTGGAAGGTAAGAACTATACAAGCAAACAAATAGATGCCTTCTTTTCAGAGAGTAAAAAAGACGGAAGAAAGCTGTATTATGTTGATGAGCCAGCACTAGCAGAAATAGGCCCCGATATCATTTTTACTCAAGACACATGTGATGTTTGTCAAATTGATACAGAATGCACTGCAGCGGCAGTGGCAAACCTTGAGAAACAACCAGAGCTAATATCTATAACCCCCAACAATCTAAAAGACGTATTTGAAAATGCAGTAACGATTGCTAAAGCCCTGAATAAGGAAGAGGCGGCCTATGCTTATTTATCAAAACTGAAACGTCGAATAAAAAAAGTCACCAAAAGTTTAAGGTTAGCAAAGGTCGAACCTCTAGAAATTTCTTTGCTTGAATGGGTAGACCCAATATATAATTGCGGACATTGGATACCTTATCAAATTAATTTGGCGGGAGGAATTGATAGATTATCGAATGCGTCGGGTGATAGCATGGTCACTACATGGGAGAAAATCAAAAATTATAACCCTGAGATTATAGTGATTGCACCCTGCGGCTTTAGTAAGGAAAAGGCTGTAGAAGAAATGTACCCACTATTGGCACAAGATGGTTGGCCCTCGATGAGGGCGGTGAAAGAAAGAAAAATTTTTATTGTAGACTTCGATTTGTTTACTCAATCATCTGCCAGTACCTTGGTTGATGGTATAGAGCTTTTAGCAAGTATTTTTCACCCAGATATAGTTGCCGTGCCCCAAGACCTTAAATCAAAATATATTAGGTTCTACGAAATACAATAA
- a CDS encoding iron complex transport system substrate-binding protein: MFNLLVERSNNTTFENTKSFTLYKTFFFVLFLVLISCKTDKKKQSHSTISQETPLQAGDVAYAKGFEIEKSGDLTIIKVSSPWPDADNGFTYALVPKNKMASITLDRDAYDAIVAVPVEKMVVTSTTHIPSLEALGVADRLVGFPNTALISSKETRKRIEKRMVKELGNNESINTEMVIDLSPEVVVGFGINNQNRAYETIKRSNIPVVYNGDWTEQSPLGKAEWIKFFAPFFELEEKAERLFSSIENDYNKTKKIVEHVEQRPTVLTGGLFKDVWHVSGGSSWMAQFLNDAKTDYLWADSEETGGIALSLESVLAKAKEAEFWLNPSMLTSYNAMEEANRHYTQFDAFKNQRIYSNTIAKGETGGLLYYELAPNRPDLVLKDLIHIFHPELLPQHELFFFKPLE, from the coding sequence TTGTTTAATCTTTTAGTTGAAAGATCAAATAATACTACTTTTGAGAACACTAAATCTTTCACCTTGTACAAAACATTTTTCTTTGTCTTATTTCTTGTCCTTATTTCGTGCAAAACCGATAAAAAGAAGCAATCACATTCGACAATCTCTCAAGAAACACCCTTACAGGCAGGTGATGTAGCTTACGCAAAGGGTTTTGAGATTGAAAAATCAGGTGATTTGACCATCATAAAGGTTTCTTCTCCTTGGCCCGATGCCGACAACGGTTTTACCTATGCGCTCGTACCGAAAAATAAAATGGCTTCAATAACGCTGGATAGAGACGCTTACGATGCCATAGTTGCCGTTCCTGTTGAAAAAATGGTTGTCACTTCTACAACTCATATCCCTTCCCTTGAGGCTCTCGGAGTAGCTGATAGGCTTGTCGGCTTCCCAAATACGGCACTTATATCATCTAAAGAGACCCGCAAACGTATTGAGAAGAGAATGGTAAAAGAATTGGGCAACAATGAGTCGATTAATACGGAGATGGTGATAGATTTGAGTCCCGAAGTAGTAGTCGGGTTTGGCATCAACAACCAAAATAGAGCTTATGAGACTATTAAGCGCTCTAACATACCGGTAGTCTATAATGGTGATTGGACGGAGCAATCGCCGTTGGGAAAGGCGGAATGGATCAAGTTCTTTGCCCCATTTTTCGAATTGGAGGAAAAAGCCGAACGTCTGTTTTCATCTATTGAAAATGATTATAACAAGACTAAAAAAATTGTTGAACATGTAGAGCAAAGACCTACGGTATTAACGGGAGGCTTATTTAAAGATGTGTGGCACGTTTCGGGAGGCAGTAGTTGGATGGCTCAATTTCTCAACGATGCAAAAACAGATTACTTGTGGGCCGATAGTGAAGAAACGGGGGGTATTGCCCTGAGTTTAGAATCTGTTTTGGCCAAAGCTAAAGAAGCCGAATTCTGGTTGAACCCATCTATGCTAACTTCATATAACGCAATGGAAGAAGCCAATCGGCACTACACCCAATTTGATGCCTTCAAAAATCAGCGTATCTATTCGAATACCATAGCCAAAGGTGAAACCGGCGGCTTGCTTTATTATGAACTAGCGCCCAACAGGCCCGACCTGGTATTGAAAGATCTAATACATATTTTTCACCCAGAGCTACTGCCGCAACATGAACTATTCTTTTTTAAGCCGTTGGAATAA